The following is a genomic window from Rhododendron vialii isolate Sample 1 chromosome 9a, ASM3025357v1.
TTGACTAGGCAGGCTGGCTGCCTCATGTAGACCAACAATACGTATAGACTATAGATTAGGGTAAGCAATGTGAAAATTCAGATAACAGCTCATCAATAATCATGCTATCAACTGAAACAATAATGCAATCGAATTAGGAAGTTAAAAGGACAAgcaaatgaatttgcaaaatcGTGAGTAGCAGTAACTGGATTTTACTGAGAATGGGAATAAAGCTACTTGAAAATAGATTTTGGGAGCACTGATTAAGAATAAAGCACTGAAAATCAGTAGCAGCAAGATAAGGGAGATGCTCCCGAATATGTGTAAGTTTACTTGGACTTAATTCATGGTGGTAGCTCTAGTACTAGTTAATGTCCTCACCAATATTGACATTTTTTAAGTTTCATGAAGATGTGGCAAAAGGATTGCGTATTTGACACATCAAGGTTCCTAAACAAGTCAAAATTCAGACCATAGCCCAGCAACAATGCAATCTAACCTGTTAAATCATTTACATTCCCCAAATTGTGCTGAAATACATCTAATATATTATGAAACTTATTTGTCCAAATTTCGCTTGTATAGAATAGTATTTGAATTTATCCAGGACTCTCGATTACCCAAAAAGAAATGAACATACGTAAATGGACTTAACAACAAAAATAGACTCACAGCAAATGCGACGATAGCACTGGAAAGAGCAAGAAACCCATACTTGGCCATGCCTTCAGATAACCCAATAAACGTGTTGGCGATTCCAAACAGAACCCTCCACAGCAAAATGCAAACCATAACTCCCACGGCGCCCACCAGCACCAGAGAATTCCTCTTCCAAAACGCCTCGATCTGCAACCCAACAGCTTTGCGGTACCCTGAAAACACATCCCTCACCGCCGTTGCAGGGTTTCTAACCACATTCTTAGCCATATtcccattcattttcctacccAAATCAGAACCCTTCAAGCTAAAGTACCTAAACCCTAGAAAACTCCTATTTAAAGGTAAATTGGGTTGTTGACTCAATCCCATTGTAGGGTTCTTAACAACTTTCTTAGCCAAACTCCCATTTACTTTACTACCCAATTCATTGAAACTGAAGTACCTGTACAGAAAATTGGGTTGTGGGCTCAATTGCTTTGCTGGGTTTTGGAAAATTCTTGGTGTTTGTGAGGAGAAGTAGGCTCTCTGAAGAGGTGAGAGACATGGAGACAGAGGAGTGGGATTTGGGTGATGAGAGAGAAGCTGAGAGATGCCACTAGAGGTAGTTGGGTTAGTGGGTGGTGAGGGTTTTGGTGGGATTTGATGGTAGAGGTGTCTGAGGATGGATCTTGTTGAGGGTTTTGACATTTTTCTCAAACTGTTTTTGAAGATTGGTGAACAAGCAAACTAAGGAAATCAAGCTGGGTTCAATTGATTGACTGAGAGTGACTACAAATGGTTACTTACAGATTGTGAATGAAACGGTGGGGTTCCGGTTAGCGTTCGCCTGGGTTCCGGTGGTTTGGCCGATGGGTTCCGGTCAGCGTTGTCCTTTGCGCAAGAAGCACGGTGAAGTCGATTTTTTTGGACCAAAACGAAAAAACAACGAGTATATTACAGTGTTTGCTCCGTGTTAGCGAATTCTCACTTTGATCCCTAAactgcccaaaaaaaaattcagccagTAGTTCTGTAATTTCGTTAATGCATTGATTTTTGCACCCATTTAAGTGAAACCGTGACATTGGGTGCTAATCCAGCCAAAGCCAAATAAGTCGAACATGGTATTGCTTAAGCTTGACTTGGACTTCTTTATATCTGGTCAGGTTCTGCTTgaatttgagatttttttggaattaattgTTTAAGTTCGGCTCATATGTGAACATTTGCGATCATGATAGTCTTAGCTTGGCTTGTGAAACTTGCAAATCGAACTCAGACTTCGAAACTTGAGTTAATCACGTGAAGTTCAAGTCGTATACACAGAGAATGAGAAAAATACTAGGTAAAAGTTCTAAAGAAATGACCGTCAGACCTTATATCTTTATGCTATTTACTCCATTAGTTTacctctatttttttaatatatatatatatggtttggGCCTCTATTCATGAGACAAACACCCAGCTCACATGCTCGAGCTTAGCTTCCAATTCCTAAACAACAATTAAAGTAATTGATCTTGGCTTGTATTTTTTATGGACGGTTTGAAAGAACCCAAAGTCTAGCCGAGCTAAAGCTATTTGTTCCGTCTAGCCGCACTAATGACATTATATGAGGGGAAAatataaaaactataaataattATCGTTTTTCATATTTGATTATTGCcttatacattaaaaaaaaaaacacatgggcAATGCACACACTTCAATTAGACGTTATATCttaagctaaatttttttttgctatttatttGGTTGGATATGGTTGCCTTCTATTTATGAAGTtcctgcttcttttcttttcttataatataatataaaaaaCGTCATTTGCAAATTGCATTTATTTTAGAAGGAATTGTTCAGTAACTTTTAGATATTTTGTTGGCGCGTATTGGATGCCCATATAGAGGAGGTTTACTTGAGTCGGTCGCCAGGCTCAAGTTTTTTTCATCTCTATTTAGTTATAAAGTAACCATATTTCCAAGCACGAGTCTCTAAATTTTGAGTTGCAAGAGTatattattttccaattttgcaTTAAAAATAGCAAGAGAACcaaatgtaaaaaataagtaaagagtttataatagtaataataaacATCAATCAGTCTTGTGAGAATAGGAATCTTTGATAAAAGACCATTCATAGTCAATATCTATAAGCCTTAGGCTTTCGTTCAGGGTTCCTAGAACCACCCATTCTCTCTCAGCTAGGTTTCCAAAAAGTTTTCGCTTCACTTATTGCTCTtatatatctctctccacttattaccccaaTAATCTCCTTCAAAAACTTTACCTAGCAACCAAACGCGTACAACAATTGGAGCAATGTGTCCATCTGCACATTACAAATGGATGGATAACGACTTTAGAATCACCAATCCTGCATTATCACAGTGATATGCTGTATGAAGGTTTTCTATTGTCTTGTAGGTATTCCTTACCCCATTAAGAGTTgtcttctctgtttttttgtgCTCATTAAGTtcttttactttcttgcaaaactaTTATTCCTACTTTCTTAGTCCATAGTTTTTCTATTGGTCTTGCGAGTTATTCCTTACTCCATAAAAGAGTTGTCTTCCCTGATGAGTGAAGAAGAATGCCATGTTGagtattatttcttttttctttttcatttttctgccTTTGTGTTAAAGAGGTTAAGACAACAAaaaactgaataattttttgatcatcGATTCGGAGTAAGGCACGGCCAATACAATAGTGTGTAAATAGATAAGTAACAGATGTTCTACTTTCgcccccttaaaaaataagcttttgtttgtaagtttcaagcttaaaaataataggcttactaaaatcaaaaaatttgaaatatggatcttgtaaaatatgaaatatagatctcgtttaataaatctcatcgaaatctattaaatcctaccaaaaaaaaattaaaattatttttgcaagctcgttatttttgaacttaaaaataagtccttatttttttattcttttgaaaaaatggaACGGGTCTGAATGTTCATCCGAAAACAGATAATTTTTGTTCTGTGACAGTGAGGAAACAAACAAAACGGGGAGTTGATTGAAGATAGGTGAGGCAATCCAAAGATAAATAAACAAGACAAATATCATGATCGATTTGTACCAGATTTGGTGaagcattattattattatttttaacggAGGAACAACCCAACACCATACCATTATATGGACTGAACTGTGCCATCCAAACTTCCGAAAGAGTGCTTCTAAAATCTGAGCATTTGCCCGAACCACCGGGGCCGGTGTGTATTTGGTGAAGTTATTTTCTCacatcagaaagtctacacttCCCGACCCAttttcccgatcggaatcccgacgcttCGCCGGGCTCACTCCAGCCACCGAGCGGctgatccgaaccgtccaaaaattctagaaaacAAATCCGAGTGGGGTTACgcaagaatcaatggcatccgacgtgtttAGATGGCCGATCCgaatactccattttttgtgtatatatacacaaatatacacataaaaaatggagtgtttggatcggccacctaaacatgtcggatgccgttgattctcgcgtaagcccactcggattttttttttgaatttttggacggctcggatcagccgtccggtggccaaagtgggcccggcggggcgtcgggattcaGATCGGGATTCCCCGGTCGGGAACTGTAGCTTTACTCTTTCTCACATACAAAACAAATTCTATCTATCTGCCACGTGTTGCTCGCTGGCCGCTGACAAGGCACACAACCAACCCCCGTGGTTACTAGCACTAGTACTGGACTAGCACATTCGGCACACTCTTCCATACCGGACCGAAAATTAACCGGAGAGAACTGGTTATCCAACCGCCGCCGACGACGATGAAGATCATCCCCGTTCCGTGCTTAGAAGACAACTACGCCTACATGTACCAACTCAATTCATCCCAACCTTTCTGTAATTCTGATTTTATTGGATTTTGTTGAAGTCACTCGCTAGGGCTTTGAATTGATTGGAATTACGATTGTGTCATACTCCTACGTGGTAGTAGCGTATACACAGTTATACGTGTATGTATGCATATGTGAATATGGAACTGCGTTTGTATTGAATTTGTGTTGCAGAATCATAGATGAGGCAACCAAAGAAGGAGCAGCCGTGGATCCGGTTGAGCCTGACAAGGTTCTTGGAGTGGCTAAGGAGAATGGTGTTGAATTGAAGTCCGTCCTCACCACTCACCACCACTGGTCCGTTCGATTCCTCGCAAGTTCCCACTTCCTTCACTTCCACTGTGTTATCCATATATGTGTGTTTACATTTATGTATGTAGTACATGATACAGGTGTGGATGCTAGCATCACAGACGTCTGCAAATTGTAACACTCACGAACTCTTTGGGAGACATCAATCATAATAATAAGGTTTTAAGATTTATGGGCCCGTTTGTTTGGTGGGATTTATTGTGATATGAGATATTATCCTACCGGATATAAAAATCTTACTGGATTAATAGTGATTGGAATAATACTATACCACCACACTGGACCGTACTATATGCTCCACACTTTGTAGGATTATATGTATGATGCAAGTTTTATGCCACACTAGATATGTGGTCTTATATAGGTCAATCTGACGCCCATATCCAGTCAAACAAACGGGCCCCTTTAGTATTCGATTCTAGATCATCAAATACTAAACGTGTCTTGGATGTGTCTGTAAGCTTACAACCGTTATATagtaattttccaaaattttaaattggttAGAGTAGGCTGACTTTATAACCCCCACACCCTTGTAATTAAGTGCTCTTTTGTCCACACGTATTTAAATAGCACTACATAAGGAAGAAAAGTACCAATGGGAGCTGGAAAATAATCTCATTTTGTCATGTCAAATAAGCTGGAAGACAAATAATGTTATTCCAAATTGCTACCAAACACCGTtactcattttcttttaagcaaaaaataagctGACTTAGTTTGCTTTTAAGAGATAACAAAAAGGCAATTCACTGTGAAATTCATAAACTCTACGTGGTTACAGCGATTGCACAGGGTTTAGATTGGATCCAATTGGAGATTGTCTCTTTGATTGCAGTGATGTGGGCTTCTACatgatttggttttgtttttgagcAGATAATAGTTGCTAAACACCAGACAGTTGTTGCTTGGATTCATTTATTACCTTTTTCTTATAGATGCTTGTACATGTGATAGGGATCATGCTGGTGGAAATGAGAAGATTAAGGAGTTGGTGCCTGGGATTAGGGTTTATGGTGGTTCACTCGATAATGTGAAGGGGTGTACAAATAAAGTTGAAAATGGAGATAGGTTGTCTATTGGGAAGGATATCAATATATTGGCTCTTCATACGCCTAGGTATGGGCTACTTTTCGTTGTTCCCTCTAATATATCGTCAACTGTCATTTTTGTTACAAACTCGAAGATATATATCTCAGAAATTTGAGTGAATAAAATTGTTTTCCTCCGATTGTTAGTATGATATGAGAGTGAATTGCAGTTTGTCAGGTAGTTCGattatttgatagttttgcCTCATTTATGTTTGTGCTGTCACTTTGGCTTGCTTTCATCAGCCACACCAAAGGTCATATAAGTTACTACCTGACTGGCAAAGCTGAAGAGGACCCTGCTGTTTTCACAGGAGACACATTGGTGAGTGGAAAtggtgatttcatttgttgacctTTTGTCGTATTTGTACGTTGATGACCTTCTTGTTAAAAAGATTtagaacttgaaaattttattactGGGCAGGGTTAGGGTGTAGCCGCAAGAAACCCAACCTTTCTTTACTATCTGCAGTTGAGGTGGAATGTTGAACTTAATTTAAGAACGAATTCTAGAATTGAGTAATTGTCTTGATTTTCTTTACTGTTCAGTAGAGGTTAAGATTCCGTTAGTGACGGAGTTGAGTTGAGAAAGTAACCTGCATGTTATTGAGTTTTCAATAAATAGTGCTTctaaatggaaaatatttttttggaaagttgcTATTGATCTTTTCATTGGACTGTGCAGTTTGTTGCTGGTTGTGGTAAGTTTTTTGAAGGCACAGCAGAACAAATGTATCAATCTCTCTGTGTGACATTGGCATCGTTGCCACAGCCAACCCGAGTTTACTGTGGCCATGAGGTAATGTTTTATACTCTTCTCAAGACATTAAGAAATATAGGTTTGGTTCTATGCATTTAATTCTGTGCCATTGTGTTTGGAGGAAGAAGTGCTTTTTTGTGCCACTGACAGCTATCCAATGGTGCTTAACCCATATCGCAGTCGTAACTTCAAAAGAACCTAGTTTAGTGTCCTATACCATCTCAAAGACGAAATGACCAAGTCAGATCAAGCTGATCCCCAAAATCGGGCATTTCAagctttttaatctttgtatgtCTCCTCCTGCTGTCCTCACATTATTGCATGTTACGAAGTTGATAACGTATGAATGTATGGCTATACAACAAGGGTGAAATTGTTCTTCTTCAGAAGCCTATGGGGCTGTTTTTCTTGCTTTGCAATTGCCGCATCATCCGGTTGTTCCTTTTCGAACTATTCGTCATCCCCCCTCCTATAAAGCTTGATAGAACAAACCCCGAGTAACACTATGGGACTGTTTTCATGATGTGCTTCTCAAAACCTCCAATTTTGAATTACGTACTTGTCACTCTTCTCGTTTTAGAAAGCAGCAGATTTGGCTGAAGGATGCTCTTTATTTAGCATAGATCTCTTTGCTCCAAGTCTTGGGGACCCTACATCAGTTAAATACAATTTACCACCTGAGGCAAAGCCAAAATCAGGATAAAACTAGCCTTCAATCTGAGTTCCAGTAATGTTGTAGGAGTTATGAGTGTACAAACTTTGACATATTCACTGAGTTTGCGACTCTACAATCATTGCTCATCTCTTATTAGGAAACTTAGGTCTTCTGATATGGTTTTGAGTTATCGAAAGGGAAGAACAAAATTCTGCGTGGTTTGAACAGTAGATACACTCCTCCATAGCTCTTGGAACATGATGAATCTGAACAATAACTTCATTTCTAACGGCAACTCAACTCTTGCAATGCCCCAGACAACAAATTGAGGCACGTACCGATAAGATCTTCTTGTTGCCTAAACCATCTTTCCAGAACCTTATTCTACTGCAGACGCTATGCACTTAGCGAATTTCTACTGCAGTGTATTTTTTACTGATCAGTTGAGCTGCTCTACTTTATATGGGTCAAATCAAATGGATCCATGCTTGTAAGCAAAGGTGCCCAGGTCTAGTTTCAACTAGTATTATGGGATAGCCAAGCATAGTTGCATGCTTGGCTAGTTGGCGGTAGACATTAGCACAGTTCTTTCCTTTCTTCCAGCGGGTAAAGTAAATCTCTTTGGTTATGATTTATCAGTATACGGTGAAGAATCTGCAGTTTGCTCGGACAGTTGAACCAGAAAATGCAAAGATAGCGCATAAGTTGTCATGGGCTCAGCAGCAGAGACAGGCTGGCCTTCCCACTATTCCCTCTACCATTGAAGAAGAACTGGAGACTAATCCATTCATGCGGGTGGATCTACCGGAGGTTCAGGTAATGTATTTTCTCCTGATTGGTCATTACCGAAGTTGAAGAGTGATTTCCAATTTATGTGaattctgtttttttcttttcattatacGTTCTTTCTCCTAAAGCCCACAAAAATAGCATTCAAATGAGGCACATTACATGTGTCgattaatttggttttttcccctttctgtTAGAGACTGCTTCCACTCCAACAAAGCACGTGTGTATGATACGGCTTTCTTAAGTGGATTATTCCAAACTTTTTTTCAGGAGAAGGTTGGTTGCAAGTCCCCTGTTGAAGCCCTTGGGGAGGTAAGGCAGCGCAAGGATAACTGGAGAGGATGACTCAGAATCCGACTGTGACAATGTTATGTTGTTTCTATACAGTAAACTTTGGGTTAGCGGGCCTGTAATAATACGCGCAATGCCATCGCTCGTACTTCACCAGGGTTGTGTAAGTAACGTAGTTGCTGGTTGTTGTAACTCTGAAATATTTCATGGCGACGACTGTTGTATCAAACTGTACCTTTTCCCACTGTTGATCACACTTAGACTTTGTTGTTGGAGGGACGAAAcaaacttttttgttttctcgtCAAGTTTACAAGTAATATCTGAAGGAAACAACGGCCGTGTCCTTTTTGTggctttttcaattttttgagaatcaTTTGCGGCTACATTATCTTGCATTATGGGACTAAACAATCTTTTCTGAGTGTTTTATTGGGTCAGGAGTGTCCCCATAGATTTGATTGCACAATGTGACtccctgcgaccgctctaaaaacaaatttgcgGATGaaatgtcgaatgccataaaagacttaattgcaACACTCTTaccaccaattgattttaggagagatgatGAAAAAGCGGTCTGACATGTTTAATATAGTGTTGTTGTTCTTATGTGGGATTTTCTCATGTTCCTTAAAAATCCAATCTTATAGTTCTGTTAAATGGAACATAGATTTCACTGTCTGAAACCTCCATGTTCAACCTGTGACCTGGGTCCCGAGTCTTGTAACGAGAATATATCCCCCTCCTCTCACAATTGCAGTGGAGAACGATATATATCTCCCTCCTAAGCATTGTATTGTGAGAGGAAGGGGATATATACCCGTTGGAGGCTTTCACCCTGAGGCCTATCCCATCCTACGTATAGCGCATATCCCCGGTTCGTCAAGGCCTTTGGTTTCGATTTGTACGGCATAAAATTGGGCCTTTGCCCCCGGCAAgacttcattaaagttgttgaCGCAGTCCGCGGGAGAATATTATTCATCGTTTTCTTGGGACATCTCCAAATGTTCAAAAGTCCAAACATCTTGTTCCGATGACTATTGCCGCCGGCTTAATAAATGTGTTCTCAGGAATTGGTAAGCCCTCAGACTGTCCGACAGCGACGTAGTTTACAAACACTTCGATTGATTTTCGAGAGACTAATGTCACCGTCTATTAAGGAACTCATTTTATGGTTGGAGAGAATTTTTGTATGGACCAATCAACCCACCAGAGTTGATAGTTCCTACTAAAAATTTCGAACTCTTTATCTCAGACCTTGTCCCAAAATAATTTCGGTGTGCGTTTGGACTAAGTTAATTTTTGTTAGTGACGGTCGGTATTACTTCATTTTTAGTATTTTGTCATCATTTTTATATCATATCACTTGTTCTACCGAGAGAaataagaaaagtacaaaagtgTAGaccaaagtaaaaaaattaaaaaatcatataagatggtatttttttcaactttggtctatACTGTTATACTTTTCTCGAGGCTAACGATTAATGTAAAGAATTTGatcgaaatctaaaaatttaGGCCAAAtagccttagagcatctccaatcttgacccattttaagactcaaatttaaaatttggtcAAAAtctacaaataaataaataaatctctctaatatttgacccaaaccctttcccattttggattttacccattTATATTTCCCCAAATTTGAGACAACCCAAGTCTCTCCCCATTTTCCCCCCAATATTCCAACAGCTCTTTTCGCTTTTCAACGGCTCCTTTCATGCCATTATGAGAGCATGGCGTCATAGACTCCATTACTTTCCCAAACTtggatatctctctctctctctctctctctctctctctctctctctctctctctctctctctcttcccttggATATCTGAATGCTGAAGTCTCGACGATCTCTCCCAATTCTCTCTGGAAGAATCCTGAAGCTAGTTGCAAAATAAGAACCGCGTCGTTGAGGAGAGATGTGTGCTACCATTTTGGCTGAAATCGTTGGGGGAAACAAAAATGGAGGAAAGTAGtcttgaaagcataaaaaaacaaCATAGTTGGGCAATGGATCATTTTGCCATTGGAATGAGCCCGACACAAAAtagatttttacccaaattttgatCCAAATTTGGTTTAAAATGTGGGttaaggctggagatgctcttagtaaaATAGGTTTGGGgagcttagagcatctccagtcttgacctattttaagactcaaatttaaaaatggggcaaaaactacaaaaatctctctccaatctttgacccaaacccttccccattttgtattttacccatttttttgcccaaatctaaAACAAGTTTTGCCTTGATCCAtttttccaacggctagttagagagagagagaaagagggaggatgagggagagagagaacctcgtCGGCAGTGGCGGCAGGCCGAGGGCCGGCGGTCTGAGAGGTGATGCAGAAAGTGGCAATGGCATTGTGACCTCTAAGCCGTCTTGGGTCCCCTAGAGTTGGCGTTATCTTCTGGCctccgatgatgatgatgaatgaGTTTCAGAGTTGTCTTTTGTCGTTGTGTCTGGTTCTGGGTTTTgcgtgaaattttttttgtgtttgattcttggggagagagagacggagatggagagagaaaaataccAGGTCTCCTATTTTGGATCTGATTGTTTTACCTTATTTACCATTATGCCATTAAGaataaaatgtatatatatttgggtaaaatttgagtttgatggttggagatgtgtctatccaaaatgagtttttatctaaaatttgactcaaatttgaagaaaaatatgggtgaaggccgGAGATGCTCTGAGAGAATATGTGGCATGGCCAGGGACACTGAGAATAATTTCTCGTTCACTGGAATGCGACTTTACTTGGGTAAATAAGAAAAGAATCAAAAGGCTTGTATGTAACGTATGCTCAGCAGCTCAAGCAACTCAACTCTTTGCTTTTTTCTAAATGGAAGCTGTTAATTCACGGAAGGATTTGCTGGTGCCACGGAaattaattacacatcatcctAATATGCCTCAATTGCCCTCCCTAGTAATCAGTTTTGTTTTGACTTCAAATCCCacttcaaatctttttcatTCCTAATCCACTTTAATACTCCACTACACAAGATCCCAACCAAAGTCAGTACAAAGAATAACTTCCTATAACTCATTCCTCATTTAAAAAACAACTAGCGTCTTGTCCGTTCGATGCGCGGATTGTCACATATGGCTCTTGGAATTTTCTCACTTTTCTcgtaaaataatttaaaaaattaacaataataaaaaacaaaagaaatgaagaaaagagatagatttcaataaaaattgtcaAGGGTTAAGTGAATGATGCATTACaaacttttcctttgttttttttttttccctcttggaACTTCATAGTACATGTTCTCATTATTTTCTAATGCTTCTTGGAATGCATCTTTAATGGCGGACGAGaatattaattttgatttctAATGGTTCTGGTTATGTCTTGCTAATAGTGATTTGCAGTTAACCTTGagagcaaaaatatatttattattttaattcttTGTAGAAGAAAGAATTTTGATTGGGATCTTAGGAAAGCAATGGCTATGAAGAAGTCAAAACAAAGCTGATTACTAGAGAGTGCAATAGGCATATTACCTAGGTTGAtgtgtaatttcaagctaaaaaatgatgggtttattgaaatataaaaatatgcattatggatcttgtttgaaagatttcattgagatctttaatacggtgcaaaaaaaattgaaaaattatttttcatttacattatttttgagtttgaaaatgtgaaataagtacttattttttaagaaggtgttctggaacggactcTTAATCAGAGACTGT
Proteins encoded in this region:
- the LOC131301453 gene encoding uncharacterized protein LOC131301453, whose protein sequence is MSKPSTRSILRHLYHQIPPKPSPPTNPTTSSGISQLLSHHPNPTPLSPCLSPLQRAYFSSQTPRIFQNPAKQLSPQPNFLYRYFSFNELGSKVNGSLAKKVVKNPTMGLSQQPNLPLNRSFLGFRYFSLKGSDLGRKMNGNMAKNVVRNPATAVRDVFSGYRKAVGLQIEAFWKRNSLVLVGAVGVMVCILLWRVLFGIANTFIGLSEGMAKYGFLALSSAIVAFAGLYLRTRFTINPDKVYRIAMRRLNTDAGILEVMGAPLSGTDLRAYVMSGGGVSLKNFKLGLRNKRCFLIFPIRGSERRGLVSVEVKNKKGQYDMKLLAVDIPMATGPDQRIFLIGDDEEYRVGGGLINELRDPVVKAMAATKEFEDRDEKEDEEDAERELQEAERKHQEEIERLEKGSS
- the LOC131301457 gene encoding hydroxyacylglutathione hydrolase cytoplasmic translates to MKIIPVPCLEDNYAYIIIDEATKEGAAVDPVEPDKVLGVAKENGVELKSVLTTHHHWDHAGGNEKIKELVPGIRVYGGSLDNVKGCTNKVENGDRLSIGKDINILALHTPSHTKGHISYYLTGKAEEDPAVFTGDTLFVAGCGKFFEGTAEQMYQSLCVTLASLPQPTRVYCGHEYTVKNLQFARTVEPENAKIAHKLSWAQQQRQAGLPTIPSTIEEELETNPFMRVDLPEVQEKVGCKSPVEALGEVRQRKDNWRG